The following DNA comes from bacterium.
GAAGTCAGTGCGAACAACTTCCTCGCCAGAAATGCCGACAATCCCAATCGTATTTCTTTCCTTGCAAGAGCCCTTTTCAGCAGACGATTTGTTATCGTAATCATTCTCGGGTTGGGGATGTTTATCGGAGCGCCAGCCCTCGCTAACATAACAAACATACAAAACCCAGTTTATTATCGCTTCGCAGCTCTCATCCTAATATTCTCATCTACCTCTTCGCTACTCACCTATTTCCAGTTTGCGCTTTTTCGCAATAAACAAGCCATGTTCGCTCGAGTAGGATCTCTGATTGTGCAAGTCGCCCTCTTACTATGGTTCTTAAGGCATGGCTGGGGGGTTAGAGGCGCTCTAATTGCTCAAACACTGGGGATGGCATTTATGTTCATCTGGTTCGCAGCGCTCGGCTTTAAGCTGATGATCCCTAAGCCGGAACCAATTCCACTTAAACCGGTTTATAAATTCGGGATTACACTTTGGGTCCAAGACCTGATGAATTTTGCCATCAGCAAATCAGCAGCTATTTGGATACTTTCCATATTTGCCGTCCCAATGAATTTGATCGGCTTATGCAATGCTGCCTTTAACGTTCGAATGATGGTTGATGGGTTCTTTATTCAGGGCATGGGCGCAACAGCGCTAGCTGCAACAGCGCGAATAGCTAAGCAAGGCAGTGGAGAAAGATTGCCTCAAGCTTGGCTATACAATGTAAAAACC
Coding sequences within:
- a CDS encoding oligosaccharide flippase family protein, with product MLARLAFMAFLWQQTAKMSEFAIQFVMTKLTSVFLGPVGAGIYGVVGSTLGLILIGSLFGFEVSANNFLARNADNPNRISFLARALFSRRFVIVIILGLGMFIGAPALANITNIQNPVYYRFAALILIFSSTSSLLTYFQFALFRNKQAMFARVGSLIVQVALLLWFLRHGWGVRGALIAQTLGMAFMFIWFAALGFKLMIPKPEPIPLKPVYKFGITLWVQDLMNFAISKSAAIWILSIFAVPMNLIGLCNAAFNVRMMVDGFFIQGMGATALAATARIAKQGSGERLPQAWLYNVKT